One Endozoicomonas gorgoniicola DNA window includes the following coding sequences:
- a CDS encoding IS630 family transposase: MDIRYPTLRKLAEEKKAIIYFIDEASIRSDYHSGTTWSRKGYTPTVTKTGARFGINMISAVSGEGHMRYMTIPGRFNADVFIKFLKQIVSSHDRPVMVVTDGHSAHKAKKVMKYLSKEERLLGIQILPPYSPELNPVELIWSVLKSGRIGRMALKTKDQFLRAVSSGLKSIQRKKKMILGFFRAENTAYACLEKVHA, encoded by the coding sequence CTGGATATACGCTATCCGACCCTTCGCAAACTGGCTGAAGAAAAGAAAGCAATTATCTACTTTATTGATGAAGCCAGCATACGCTCTGACTATCACAGTGGCACAACCTGGAGCCGAAAAGGCTATACGCCGACTGTCACAAAGACAGGAGCCCGGTTTGGCATCAACATGATTTCTGCAGTGAGTGGTGAGGGACATATGCGCTACATGACCATTCCTGGTCGCTTCAACGCCGATGTTTTCATCAAGTTTCTGAAGCAAATTGTCAGTTCTCATGATCGTCCGGTTATGGTCGTAACAGATGGACACTCGGCACATAAAGCCAAGAAGGTGATGAAATATCTCAGCAAGGAAGAGCGGCTGTTGGGTATCCAGATACTGCCTCCGTATTCTCCGGAACTGAACCCCGTAGAACTCATTTGGAGTGTATTAAAGTCGGGCCGCATAGGTCGTATGGCGTTGAAAACCAAAGATCAGTTTCTCAGAGCGGTCAGTTCTGGTTTGAAATCCATACAGAGGAAGAAAAAGATGATTTTAGGGTTCTTCCGAGCTGAGAACACTGCCTATGCTTGCTTAGAAAAAGTTCATGCATAG
- a CDS encoding 2OG-Fe(II) oxygenase: MNTIKMKTEVANCLTTVQLKNLFNNNTLLLRLPEFFDPFSCATLSQKIHQRMPLGFYENAPKIGRIGKAFYETISNPDSHDEYFQNSSQWIENLRKCCFPYISPIDALRVMLDDLWPKGSTVASLDGRRMFVGLARYFTSESSAEPHQDIIQRDAPGTDLSAKVQRQIAFNVYLTTPEYGGEIEIWDWIATQEDFYRFKDSRTDFAYAFDRTLIPEADLLIKPNTGDLILFNSNNVHAVTPSSDDRLSISCFIGYCGDDSPLVLWS, translated from the coding sequence ATGAACACAATAAAAATGAAAACAGAAGTCGCAAATTGTTTGACAACAGTCCAACTAAAAAACCTCTTCAATAATAACACATTATTATTACGTCTTCCCGAGTTTTTTGATCCGTTTTCATGCGCAACATTGAGCCAGAAGATACATCAGAGAATGCCTCTTGGGTTTTATGAAAATGCCCCAAAAATTGGCCGGATCGGGAAAGCATTCTATGAAACTATTTCAAACCCTGATTCTCATGATGAATATTTTCAGAACTCGTCCCAATGGATTGAGAATCTACGGAAGTGCTGTTTTCCTTACATTAGTCCGATTGATGCTTTGCGAGTAATGCTAGATGATTTGTGGCCCAAAGGTTCAACAGTTGCATCACTCGACGGGCGAAGAATGTTTGTAGGGCTGGCAAGATATTTCACATCCGAATCATCAGCAGAACCGCATCAGGACATTATACAAAGAGATGCTCCTGGAACAGACTTGAGCGCAAAAGTACAAAGGCAGATAGCTTTTAATGTCTATCTGACCACTCCTGAATACGGTGGAGAGATTGAAATCTGGGACTGGATTGCAACTCAAGAAGATTTCTACAGGTTCAAGGACTCCCGCACTGACTTTGCCTATGCTTTTGATAGAACGTTGATACCTGAAGCTGATTTGCTCATTAAACCCAATACGGGAGATTTGATTTTATTCAATTCTAATAATGTTCATGCAGTTACCCCCTCATCGGATGATCGCCTCAGTATTTCATGTTTTATAGGCTACTGCGGAGATGATTCACCATTAGTTCTATGGAGCTAA
- a CDS encoding helix-turn-helix domain-containing protein, which produces MSKVDGRKISHEVREAIRMEAIQKWLDGATVKSLAEEYGTDESCIYRWTGRYRDGGMEALKTRPIAQSKNAKLSPEQRESLTQIILTKDPTAYGFYKTLWSRDILASVIKTEFDVTMHPAAVSKMLRRMGLTPQRPVRKAWQQSKKKSTGVSGYTLSDPSQTG; this is translated from the coding sequence ATGAGCAAGGTTGACGGTCGCAAAATTTCCCACGAAGTGAGAGAAGCCATTCGCATGGAAGCTATTCAGAAATGGCTTGATGGTGCGACTGTAAAGAGCCTTGCTGAAGAGTATGGAACTGATGAATCCTGCATCTATCGGTGGACTGGAAGGTACCGCGATGGCGGGATGGAAGCCCTAAAAACTCGACCCATCGCCCAGAGCAAAAACGCTAAGCTCTCACCTGAGCAACGAGAGTCCCTGACCCAAATCATTCTGACCAAAGACCCAACCGCTTACGGATTTTATAAAACGCTCTGGTCGAGGGATATTCTAGCCTCAGTAATAAAAACAGAATTCGATGTAACCATGCACCCTGCAGCCGTTAGTAAGATGCTCAGGAGAATGGGATTAACTCCTCAGCGGCCGGTGCGAAAAGCCTGGCAGCAGAGCAAAAAAAAAAGTACAGGAGTATCTGGATATACGCTATCCGACCCTTCGCAAACTGGCTGA
- a CDS encoding LysE family translocator — protein MDKLVILVGIHFLALASPGPDFIVVLRSSLAGKLRRTLFCCAGIALGVASHLLLAYFGLSLILSQSGFLYSVIVVIGCVWLINMGLSGLKSQGSNFSGVNQIDYSNHFTAFRDGYLTNLLNPKALVYFVSVISPFVRPGEENILYAAVGFIFTIMTFIWFSFLAVSLNTFVVRKLFEKYACYIDRFFSIVILGLACYMLYHEIQKLFV, from the coding sequence ATGGATAAGTTGGTTATTTTGGTTGGGATACACTTTTTAGCTTTAGCTAGTCCTGGCCCTGATTTTATTGTGGTTCTACGATCCAGCTTGGCAGGCAAACTCAGAAGAACACTCTTTTGCTGTGCAGGTATTGCTTTAGGTGTTGCATCTCATCTTTTACTAGCTTATTTTGGCTTATCTTTGATTTTAAGTCAGTCAGGTTTTTTGTACAGTGTTATTGTTGTTATTGGGTGTGTTTGGTTGATCAATATGGGGCTTTCAGGTCTAAAATCACAAGGTAGTAATTTTTCCGGGGTAAATCAAATAGACTACTCCAACCATTTTACAGCTTTTCGAGATGGTTACCTTACAAATCTTCTAAACCCTAAGGCTCTAGTTTACTTTGTCAGTGTAATTTCACCTTTCGTAAGACCTGGAGAGGAAAATATTCTCTATGCAGCAGTTGGTTTTATATTCACTATTATGACCTTTATTTGGTTTTCATTTTTGGCAGTATCTTTGAATACGTTTGTTGTCAGGAAACTTTTTGAAAAATACGCATGCTACATAGATCGGTTTTTTTCAATTGTTATTCTGGGGTTGGCATGTTATATGCTTTACCATGAAATTCAGAAGTTGTTTGTGTAA
- a CDS encoding phosphoenolpyruvate-utilizing N-terminal domain-containing protein, with the protein MHSELFEGMGAIPLLKGDQSADARSLNQIATLAVRRNDEIRFVASGPEAQQAVAAFQKLAEEHFGEDIHSCSTELNENDTEKAESLEGAVTGLAASDGIAFGQVMHYHFGIPELPERKSKGESVEWQNFTAALDATIIELQQLYQKNLDSVGSEAASIFDAHSVLLDDQELQESVHHSISNGLCAEQAWVNAVNTLVELYRSSEVEYTRQRASDIIDIGRRLLTHLLEHGLPALEINSPVILLANDLAPSDTVNLDPDKVLGICLTGGGKTSHSAILARLLGIPSIVKAENGIKQTCDGQKVILDGFKGHLWIDASEKKRAELELKRNSWLGQLTADNQSSL; encoded by the coding sequence ATGCACAGTGAACTTTTCGAGGGAATGGGCGCAATACCCCTTTTAAAAGGTGATCAATCAGCTGACGCCCGTAGCCTTAATCAGATTGCAACTCTTGCCGTTCGCAGAAACGACGAAATTCGTTTTGTTGCCTCAGGCCCTGAGGCTCAACAGGCTGTTGCGGCTTTTCAGAAACTGGCTGAAGAACATTTTGGCGAGGATATTCATAGCTGTTCAACCGAACTAAACGAAAACGACACTGAAAAAGCAGAATCCTTAGAAGGCGCTGTAACAGGACTGGCGGCTTCCGACGGCATAGCATTTGGACAGGTTATGCACTATCACTTCGGGATTCCAGAACTTCCTGAGCGTAAGAGTAAGGGGGAGAGTGTTGAGTGGCAAAACTTTACCGCAGCTCTGGATGCTACCATCATTGAGTTGCAGCAACTTTATCAAAAAAACCTTGATTCTGTTGGGTCTGAAGCCGCTTCAATATTTGATGCCCACTCAGTATTACTGGATGATCAAGAACTGCAGGAAAGTGTTCATCATTCTATATCTAACGGCCTCTGTGCTGAGCAGGCGTGGGTTAATGCAGTCAACACACTGGTTGAACTTTATCGCTCTTCAGAGGTTGAATATACCCGTCAGCGAGCGAGCGATATTATAGACATCGGTCGTCGCTTGTTAACTCATCTGCTAGAGCATGGACTTCCTGCTTTGGAGATTAACTCCCCTGTTATTCTGCTGGCGAACGATCTGGCTCCTTCTGACACCGTCAATCTCGATCCGGACAAAGTACTGGGTATTTGCCTGACCGGCGGTGGCAAAACATCTCATAGCGCTATTCTGGCTAGATTACTGGGAATTCCCAGCATTGTTAAAGCGGAAAATGGAATAAAGCAAACCTGTGACGGTCAGAAAGTTATTCTGGATGGCTTTAAGGGGCACCTCTGGATTGATGCCAGTGAAAAAAAACGGGCAGAACTTGAGCTAAAACGTAATAGTTGGCTCGGTCAGCTGACTGCAGACAATCAGTCTTCTCTTTAA
- a CDS encoding alpha-amylase: MSKDNIKPEDNAANMQNANRGSSGTNRQYDQNQGNRGKQLNPNQKKK, encoded by the coding sequence ATGAGCAAAGATAATATCAAGCCAGAAGATAATGCAGCAAATATGCAAAATGCCAATAGAGGAAGCTCTGGTACTAATCGCCAGTATGATCAGAATCAGGGAAACAGAGGCAAGCAGCTAAACCCTAATCAAAAGAAAAAATAA
- a CDS encoding transposase codes for MAAKRKRHKPEFKAQVALEAYKGNKTINQLASEHEIAAVQVSQWKRQLLQGIPEVLPRISQHTH; via the coding sequence ATGGCAGCAAAAAGAAAACGACACAAGCCTGAATTCAAGGCACAGGTAGCACTGGAAGCCTACAAGGGAAATAAAACCATAAATCAGCTGGCCAGCGAGCATGAAATCGCAGCCGTTCAGGTCAGCCAGTGGAAGCGGCAACTGCTCCAGGGGATTCCAGAGGTCTTGCCAAGAATCAGTCAGCACACCCACTAA
- a CDS encoding ParE family toxin-like protein — protein sequence MILPIIWTNLPHSHRKRIVHLVNALNAGVPYLALGGKKIRSNDSLVRFHVGKNHRLLLKSESNKSEMTLLNRQSYEKRFKRRRNAMS from the coding sequence CTGATTCTCCCAATAATATGGACAAATCTGCCTCATAGCCACAGAAAAAGGATTGTTCATCTGGTTAATGCTCTAAACGCTGGAGTCCCTTACCTGGCGCTTGGAGGTAAGAAAATTCGTAGTAACGATAGCCTCGTTCGATTTCATGTAGGAAAAAATCACAGACTCCTGCTCAAATCCGAGAGCAATAAAAGTGAAATGACTTTGCTCAATCGACAGTCCTACGAGAAAAGGTTTAAGCGAAGGCGCAATGCTATGTCATAG